A region from the Methylocystis iwaonis genome encodes:
- a CDS encoding ABC transporter transmembrane domain-containing protein encodes MTGIEDAAPLPPPAGESKRRFGATLAPLRPLLPYALRYKQTIAFAFAALLLASGATLTLPAAVRGMIDHGFSADSAGTVNAYFGAMIAVAATLALASATRYYFVMTLGERVVADLRADLFKHLATLDASFYDTAKTGELLSRLTADTTQLKSAFGSSASIALRNIFMFIGAVVMMFATSPKLAGLALAAIPIIVLPLIASGRGVRRRSKHAQDTLAHAAAYAGENLAAVRAMQANGAQASTVARFKRAAEAAYDAAQAATLLRAFMTAGVILIVFTSVVAVLWLGAQDVLAGRMTSGLLSQFVLYAVLGASSLGELSSVWGEVSAAAGAASRIAEILAVKPKIIAPPHPTPAPARWQGRIAFNRVSFAYPTAPDRSALHDLSLTIVPGERVALVGPSGAGKSTLFALLLRFYDVDAGAIALDGVDLRDLDPLDLRAAMALAPQDPVIFGLSVAENIAYGREGAARETIVAAAKRAQAHDFIEALPQSYDTLLGERGVTLSGGQRQRLAIARAILADAPVLLLDEATSALDAENEAAVQEALHDVMAGRTSIVIAHRLATVLEADRIVVLEQGRIVEEGTHATLTAAGGLYARLAKLQFDTERAHTADALL; translated from the coding sequence ATGACCGGAATCGAAGATGCGGCCCCCCTTCCGCCTCCCGCGGGCGAATCGAAGCGCCGTTTCGGCGCGACGCTCGCGCCCTTGCGGCCGCTGCTGCCTTATGCGCTGCGCTACAAGCAAACGATCGCCTTCGCTTTCGCCGCTCTGCTTCTGGCCTCGGGCGCGACGCTGACGCTGCCGGCGGCGGTGCGCGGCATGATCGATCACGGCTTCTCGGCCGATAGCGCCGGAACGGTGAACGCCTATTTCGGCGCCATGATCGCCGTCGCCGCGACGCTCGCGCTCGCTTCCGCCACGCGCTATTATTTCGTGATGACGCTCGGCGAGCGCGTGGTCGCCGATCTGCGCGCCGATCTCTTCAAGCATCTCGCGACGCTCGACGCTTCCTTTTACGACACGGCGAAGACCGGCGAGCTTCTTTCGCGCCTCACCGCTGATACGACGCAGCTCAAATCGGCCTTCGGCTCCTCGGCCTCGATCGCGCTGCGCAACATCTTCATGTTTATCGGCGCGGTCGTGATGATGTTTGCGACGAGCCCGAAACTCGCGGGGCTTGCGCTTGCGGCGATCCCCATCATCGTCCTGCCGCTCATCGCATCGGGTCGCGGCGTGCGCCGTCGCTCGAAGCATGCGCAGGATACGCTCGCCCATGCCGCGGCTTACGCCGGCGAGAATTTGGCGGCCGTCCGCGCCATGCAGGCCAATGGCGCGCAGGCTTCCACCGTGGCGCGTTTCAAGCGCGCGGCAGAGGCCGCCTATGACGCCGCGCAGGCGGCGACGCTGTTGCGCGCCTTTATGACGGCGGGCGTGATTCTCATCGTGTTCACGAGCGTTGTCGCGGTTCTGTGGCTCGGCGCGCAGGACGTGCTCGCGGGGCGGATGACCTCGGGCCTGCTGTCGCAATTCGTGCTCTACGCCGTGCTCGGCGCCAGTTCGCTCGGCGAGCTTTCGTCCGTCTGGGGCGAGGTGAGCGCTGCGGCCGGCGCCGCCTCGCGCATCGCAGAAATTCTGGCTGTGAAGCCGAAGATTATCGCGCCCCCGCATCCCACCCCGGCGCCCGCGCGCTGGCAGGGCCGCATCGCCTTCAACCGTGTGAGCTTTGCTTACCCGACCGCGCCCGATCGGTCGGCGCTGCACGATCTGTCGCTGACCATCGTGCCCGGCGAGCGGGTAGCGCTGGTCGGTCCGTCCGGCGCGGGGAAATCCACGCTTTTCGCGCTGCTTCTACGCTTCTACGATGTCGACGCGGGCGCGATCGCGCTCGACGGCGTCGATCTGCGCGACCTCGATCCGCTCGATTTGCGCGCGGCGATGGCGCTCGCGCCGCAGGACCCGGTGATCTTCGGGCTGTCGGTCGCCGAGAACATCGCTTACGGCCGCGAGGGCGCGGCGCGCGAGACGATCGTCGCCGCGGCAAAGCGCGCTCAGGCGCATGATTTCATCGAGGCGCTGCCGCAAAGCTACGACACGCTCCTGGGCGAGCGCGGCGTCACGCTTTCCGGCGGCCAGCGGCAACGCCTCGCCATCGCCCGCGCCATTCTGGCGGACGCGCCCGTGCTGCTGCTCGACGAAGCGACCTCCGCGCTCGACGCCGAAAATGAAGCCGCCGTGCAAGAGGCGCTGCACGACGTGATGGCCGGGCGCACCAGCATCGTCATCGCGCATCGTCTGGCCACGGTGCTGGAAGCCGATCGTATCGTGGTTCTGGAACAGGGCCGCATCGTGGAGGAGGGGACCCACGCGACCCTCACGGCCGCCGGCGGGCTTTATGCACGGCTCGCTAAGCTGCAGTTCGATACGGAGAGGGCCCATACAGCGGACGCCCTTCTGTGA
- the amoC gene encoding bacterial ammonia monooxygenase, subunit AmoC — protein MSSTTSTAAGAAAEVESVVDLRGMWIGLAVLNVFYLIVRIYEQVFGWRAGLDSFAPEFQTYWMSILWTEIPLELVSGLALAGFLWKTRDRNVDAVAPREEMRRLVVLVQWLVVYGIAIYWGASFFTEQDGTWHMTVIRDTDFTPSHIIEFYMSYPIYSVIAVGAFFYAKTRIPYFAHGYSLAFLIVAIGPFMIIPNVGLNEWGHTFWFMEELFVAPLHWGFVFFGWMALGVFGVVLQILGRIHALIGKEGVALLTE, from the coding sequence ATGAGCTCGACGACTAGCACGGCTGCCGGCGCAGCCGCTGAAGTAGAGTCCGTAGTCGATCTGCGCGGCATGTGGATCGGCCTTGCGGTTCTGAATGTTTTCTATCTGATCGTCCGCATTTACGAGCAGGTCTTCGGCTGGCGCGCCGGCCTCGACTCGTTCGCTCCGGAATTCCAGACCTACTGGATGTCGATCCTTTGGACCGAAATCCCGCTGGAGCTCGTCTCCGGTCTGGCGCTCGCCGGCTTCCTGTGGAAGACCCGCGACCGTAACGTCGACGCCGTGGCCCCGCGCGAAGAGATGCGCCGCCTGGTGGTCCTCGTTCAGTGGCTGGTCGTTTACGGCATCGCCATCTACTGGGGCGCCTCGTTCTTCACCGAGCAGGACGGCACCTGGCACATGACGGTTATCCGTGACACGGACTTCACGCCGTCGCACATCATCGAGTTCTACATGAGCTACCCGATCTATTCGGTGATCGCGGTCGGCGCGTTCTTCTATGCGAAGACCCGCATTCCGTATTTTGCTCATGGCTACTCGCTGGCGTTCCTGATCGTCGCCATCGGCCCGTTCATGATCATCCCGAACGTCGGCCTGAACGAGTGGGGCCACACCTTCTGGTTCATGGAAGAGCTGTTCGTTGCGCCGCTGCACTGGGGCTTCGTGTTCTTCGGCTGGATGGCGCTCGGCGTGTTCGGCGTCGTGCTGCAGATCCTCGGCCGCATCCATGCGCTGATCGGCAAGGAAGGCGTCGCCCTCCTCACCGAGTAA
- a CDS encoding copper resistance CopC family protein, which translates to MKGLFIFSRRAAIFAAASMIAAGVVAPARAHSFLVEANPSSKDHVATAPKTVKLRFGGGVEPKYSKLSIEDASGKVLGEGANGVPDKPRELSMDAPELAAGKYVVRYRVLSTDGHIVEGSYEFTVDPK; encoded by the coding sequence ATGAAGGGACTGTTTATTTTCTCGCGGCGCGCCGCCATTTTCGCCGCCGCTTCGATGATCGCCGCAGGCGTCGTCGCGCCGGCGCGCGCGCATTCCTTCCTCGTCGAGGCGAACCCCTCCTCGAAGGACCACGTCGCGACGGCGCCCAAGACTGTCAAGCTGCGTTTCGGCGGCGGCGTGGAGCCGAAATATTCCAAGCTCAGCATCGAGGACGCCAGCGGAAAGGTGCTCGGCGAGGGCGCCAATGGCGTGCCCGACAAGCCGCGCGAGCTGTCGATGGACGCGCCGGAGCTCGCGGCCGGAAAATATGTCGTGCGCTACCGCGTGCTGTCGACCGACGGCCACATCGTCGAAGGAAGCTACGAGTTCACGGTCGATCCGAAGTAA
- a CDS encoding cytochrome-c peroxidase, with amino-acid sequence MSALRFAVTGAMLLFPVLAHAGDLRADANAVFKPIDAASVNSVVKNNAITPAKIELGHKLFFDPRLSKSQIISCNSCHNLGTGGVDAGPTSIGHGWAKGPRRAPSVLNAVFNVAQFWDGRAVDLKTQAKGPVQADVEMNNTPAAVEATLKSMPAYVAEFKAAFPNDASPVSFDNMANAIEAFEATLTTPNAKFDKFLAGDVNALNDTEKKGLRLFIDKGCSGCHSGVNVGGNGYFPFGVAEKPDAAILPVADRGRAKVTNSDADAFAFRSAPLRNVALRAPYFHSGAVWTLEEAVDVMAKTQLGAALSPDENAAIVAFLNALTGDQPKVAYPLLPARTKDTPRPQ; translated from the coding sequence ATGTCCGCACTTCGGTTCGCCGTGACCGGCGCGATGCTGCTATTTCCCGTATTGGCTCACGCCGGCGACCTGCGCGCCGACGCCAATGCGGTCTTCAAGCCGATCGACGCCGCGAGCGTGAATTCGGTCGTCAAAAACAACGCCATCACCCCCGCCAAGATCGAGCTCGGCCACAAGCTGTTCTTCGATCCCCGCCTGTCGAAGAGCCAGATCATAAGCTGCAATAGCTGCCATAATCTCGGCACGGGCGGCGTCGACGCCGGCCCGACCTCGATCGGCCATGGCTGGGCCAAGGGCCCGCGCCGCGCCCCGAGCGTGCTGAACGCGGTTTTCAACGTCGCCCAATTCTGGGACGGCCGCGCCGTCGACCTCAAGACGCAGGCAAAGGGTCCGGTTCAGGCCGACGTCGAGATGAACAATACGCCCGCCGCCGTCGAAGCCACGCTGAAGAGCATGCCGGCCTATGTCGCCGAGTTCAAGGCGGCCTTCCCCAACGACGCGAGCCCGGTCAGCTTCGACAATATGGCCAACGCCATCGAGGCTTTCGAGGCCACGCTGACGACGCCGAACGCCAAATTCGACAAGTTCCTTGCGGGCGACGTCAACGCTCTCAACGACACCGAGAAGAAGGGCCTGCGCCTATTCATCGACAAGGGCTGCAGCGGCTGCCATAGCGGCGTGAACGTCGGCGGCAACGGCTACTTCCCCTTCGGCGTCGCCGAGAAGCCCGACGCGGCCATCCTGCCCGTCGCCGACCGCGGCCGCGCCAAGGTCACGAACAGCGACGCCGACGCCTTCGCCTTCCGCTCGGCTCCGCTGCGCAACGTCGCCCTGCGCGCGCCTTACTTCCACAGCGGCGCCGTCTGGACGCTGGAGGAAGCCGTCGACGTCATGGCGAAGACCCAGCTCGGCGCGGCTTTGTCGCCGGATGAGAACGCCGCCATCGTGGCGTTCCTCAATGCGCTGACCGGCGATCAGCCGAAGGTCGCCTATCCGCTCCTGCCGGCGCGCACCAAGGACACGCCGCGCCCGCAATAA
- the amoB gene encoding bacterial ammonia monooxygenase, subunit AmoB, whose protein sequence is MKKLVKLAAFGAAAAVAATLGAVAPASAHGEKSQQAFLRMRTLNWYDVQWSKTTVNVNEDMVLSGKVHVFSAWPQAVANPKVSFLNAGEPGPVLVRTAQFIGEQFAPRSVSLEIGKDYAFSINLRGRRAGRWHVHAQINVEGGGPIIGPGQWIEIKGDMKDFTDPVTLLDGSTVDLENYGISRVYAWHLPWLAVGAAWILFWFIRKGIIASYLRVAEGRPDDVIGDDDRRIGAIVLALTILATIVGYAVTNSTFPRTIPLQAGLQKPLTPIETEGTVGVGKEQVSTELNGGVYKVPGRELTINVKVKNGTSQPVRLGEYTAAGLRFLNPTVFTQKPDFPDYLLADRGLSNDDVIAPGESKEIVVKIQDARWDIERLSDLAYDTDSQVGGLLFFFTPDGKRFAAEIGGPVIPKFVAGDMP, encoded by the coding sequence ATGAAAAAGCTAGTCAAGCTCGCCGCCTTCGGCGCGGCGGCTGCTGTGGCGGCGACGCTCGGAGCGGTCGCTCCGGCCTCGGCGCACGGCGAGAAGTCCCAGCAGGCGTTCCTTCGCATGCGCACGCTGAACTGGTATGACGTTCAGTGGTCGAAGACGACGGTCAACGTCAACGAGGACATGGTCCTGTCCGGCAAGGTTCACGTCTTCTCGGCGTGGCCGCAGGCGGTCGCCAATCCGAAGGTGTCGTTCCTGAACGCCGGCGAGCCGGGTCCGGTTCTGGTCCGCACCGCTCAGTTCATCGGCGAGCAGTTCGCTCCTCGTTCGGTGTCTCTGGAGATCGGCAAGGACTACGCCTTCTCGATCAACCTGCGCGGTCGTCGCGCCGGCCGTTGGCACGTTCACGCTCAGATCAACGTCGAAGGCGGCGGCCCGATCATCGGACCCGGCCAGTGGATCGAGATCAAGGGCGACATGAAGGACTTCACCGATCCGGTGACGCTCCTCGACGGCTCGACGGTCGACCTCGAGAACTACGGCATCAGCCGCGTTTACGCGTGGCATCTGCCGTGGCTGGCGGTTGGCGCCGCGTGGATCCTGTTCTGGTTCATCCGGAAGGGCATCATCGCCTCTTACCTGCGTGTTGCCGAAGGCCGTCCTGACGACGTCATCGGCGATGACGACCGCCGCATCGGCGCGATCGTTCTCGCTCTGACGATCCTCGCGACGATCGTCGGCTACGCCGTGACGAACTCGACCTTCCCGCGCACGATCCCGCTTCAGGCCGGCTTGCAGAAGCCGCTGACGCCGATCGAGACGGAAGGCACCGTGGGCGTGGGCAAGGAGCAGGTGTCGACCGAGCTGAACGGCGGCGTCTACAAGGTTCCGGGCCGCGAGCTGACGATCAACGTGAAGGTCAAGAACGGCACGTCGCAGCCGGTTCGCCTCGGCGAATATACGGCGGCTGGCCTGCGCTTCCTGAACCCGACCGTGTTCACGCAGAAGCCTGACTTCCCGGATTACCTGCTTGCTGACCGTGGTCTGTCGAACGACGACGTGATTGCGCCGGGCGAGTCGAAGGAAATCGTCGTGAAGATCCAGGACGCGCGTTGGGACATCGAGCGTCTCTCCGACCTCGCCTACGACACGGACAGCCAGGTCGGCGGTCTGCTGTTCTTCTTCACGCCGGACGGCAAGCGCTTTGCGGCTGAAATCGGCGGCCCGGTCATTCCGAAGTTCGTCGCCGGCGACATGCCCTAA
- the amoA gene encoding bacterial ammonia monooxygenase, subunit AmoA, whose protein sequence is MSQSKSGGAVGPFNSVAEAAGCVATTDWMLLVLLFFAVLGGYHVHFMLTAGDWDFWVDWKDRRMWPTVIPILGVTFCAASQAFWWVNFRLPFGAVFAVLGLMIGEWINRYVNFWGWTYFPISLVFPSALIVPAIWLDVILLLSGSYVITAVVGSLGWGLLFYPNNWPAIAAFHQATEQHGQLMTLADLIGLHFVRTSMPEYIRMVERGTLRTFGKDVVPVAAFFSGFVSMMVYFLWWFMGRWYSTTKRIEQI, encoded by the coding sequence ATGTCACAATCGAAAAGCGGGGGGGCGGTCGGTCCGTTCAACTCCGTCGCCGAGGCGGCGGGTTGCGTCGCGACGACGGACTGGATGCTTCTGGTTCTGCTGTTCTTTGCGGTCCTGGGCGGCTACCACGTCCACTTCATGCTGACGGCGGGCGACTGGGACTTCTGGGTCGACTGGAAGGATCGTCGTATGTGGCCGACGGTTATTCCGATCCTCGGCGTGACCTTCTGCGCGGCGTCGCAGGCTTTCTGGTGGGTCAACTTCCGTCTTCCGTTCGGCGCCGTTTTCGCGGTTCTGGGCCTGATGATCGGCGAGTGGATCAACCGCTACGTCAACTTCTGGGGCTGGACCTACTTCCCGATCAGCCTCGTGTTCCCGTCTGCTCTGATCGTTCCGGCGATCTGGCTCGACGTGATCCTGCTCCTGTCGGGTTCCTATGTGATCACCGCGGTTGTCGGCTCGCTCGGCTGGGGTCTGCTGTTCTATCCGAACAACTGGCCGGCGATCGCCGCCTTCCACCAGGCGACCGAGCAGCATGGTCAGTTGATGACGCTGGCCGATCTCATCGGTCTGCACTTCGTCCGCACCTCGATGCCGGAATACATCCGCATGGTCGAGCGCGGCACGCTGCGCACCTTCGGTAAGGACGTTGTGCCGGTTGCGGCGTTCTTCTCGGGCTTCGTCTCGATGATGGTGTACTTCCTGTGGTGGTTCATGGGTCGCTGGTATTCCACGACCAAGCGGATCGAGCAGATCTAA
- the guaB gene encoding IMP dehydrogenase, translated as MARLPATLTEALTFDDVLLRPGHSRVMPSTVDITTRLTREITLNLPIVSAAMDTVTEARLAIAMAQAGGIGVIHQNLTPSDQAAEVRKVKRYESGMVVDPITIFPDATLADALYLMAQNGISGIPVVERGATSGKGKLVGILTNRDVRFAQDKRQPIAELMTKKLVTVREGVDQAEAQRLLHEHRIEKLLVVDADYHCVGLVTVKDIEKATQHPNACKDPEGRLRVAAASTVGDYGYERALQLIDAGADCIVIDTAHGHSQAVIDQVARVKRENNKVQIIAGNIATAEAAKALIDAGADAIKVGIGPGSICTTRIVAGVGVPQLTAIMEASEEARKADVPVIGDGGVKYSGDLAKAVAAGAEVVMMGSLFAGTEESPGEVFLYQGRSFKSYRGMGSVGAMVAGSATRYFQGDVKDQLKLVPEGIEGQVPYRGPIAPILYQLAGGLRSAMGYVGAPTIREFQERAQFVRITNAGLRESHVHDVSITRESPNYPTGV; from the coding sequence ATGGCCCGTCTGCCCGCCACGTTGACCGAAGCGCTTACTTTCGACGACGTGTTGCTGCGGCCCGGTCACTCCCGTGTGATGCCCTCGACCGTCGACATCACGACGCGCCTCACCCGCGAGATCACGCTCAACCTGCCGATCGTTTCCGCCGCCATGGATACGGTGACCGAGGCGCGGCTCGCCATCGCCATGGCCCAGGCCGGCGGCATCGGCGTCATCCACCAAAATCTCACGCCCTCGGATCAGGCCGCCGAAGTGCGCAAGGTCAAGCGCTATGAGAGCGGCATGGTGGTCGATCCGATTACCATCTTCCCCGACGCGACGCTCGCCGACGCGCTGTATTTGATGGCGCAAAACGGTATTTCCGGCATTCCGGTCGTCGAACGTGGCGCCACAAGCGGGAAGGGCAAGCTCGTCGGCATTCTCACGAACCGCGACGTGCGCTTCGCCCAGGACAAGCGCCAGCCGATCGCCGAGCTCATGACCAAGAAGCTCGTCACCGTGCGCGAAGGCGTGGACCAGGCCGAGGCGCAGCGTCTGCTTCACGAACACCGCATCGAGAAGCTGCTGGTCGTCGACGCCGATTATCACTGCGTCGGCCTCGTGACCGTGAAGGACATCGAAAAGGCGACGCAACACCCCAACGCCTGCAAAGATCCGGAAGGGCGCCTGCGCGTCGCCGCCGCCTCGACTGTCGGAGACTATGGCTATGAGCGCGCGCTGCAGCTCATCGACGCCGGCGCGGATTGCATCGTCATCGACACTGCGCATGGCCATTCGCAGGCGGTCATCGATCAGGTGGCGCGCGTCAAGCGCGAGAACAACAAGGTCCAGATCATCGCCGGCAATATCGCCACCGCCGAGGCCGCCAAGGCGCTGATCGACGCGGGCGCCGACGCCATCAAGGTCGGCATCGGACCGGGCTCGATCTGCACCACGCGCATCGTCGCGGGTGTGGGCGTGCCGCAGCTCACGGCGATCATGGAGGCCTCGGAGGAGGCCCGCAAAGCCGATGTGCCGGTGATCGGCGACGGCGGCGTGAAATATTCGGGCGATCTCGCCAAGGCCGTCGCCGCAGGCGCCGAGGTGGTGATGATGGGCTCGCTCTTCGCGGGCACGGAGGAATCGCCCGGCGAGGTGTTCCTCTATCAGGGCCGCTCCTTCAAGTCCTATCGCGGCATGGGCTCGGTCGGCGCCATGGTGGCGGGCTCGGCCACCCGCTATTTCCAGGGCGATGTGAAGGATCAGCTCAAGCTCGTGCCGGAAGGCATCGAAGGGCAGGTGCCCTACCGCGGCCCGATCGCGCCGATCCTGTACCAGCTCGCGGGCGGGTTGCGCTCCGCCATGGGCTATGTCGGCGCGCCGACGATCCGCGAATTCCAGGAGCGTGCGCAATTCGTGCGCATCACCAACGCGGGCCTGCGCGAAAGCCATGTCCACGACGTCTCCATCACCCGCGAGAGCCCGAATTATCCGACGGGTGTGTGA
- a CDS encoding P63C domain-containing protein: MASKKSPQSLGGKARADKLPAQARKEIARKAALARHSAKTDPETGLPLARSEGTLPIGDVNIDVYVLWDRRRLVSKRAMARALGLKSEGGNAFLKTLSGKTIGSAIPENLWEKINNPVIFKPLSGDPAHGYEAAVLIEVCDALIDARDDLLPSQKFLARQAEIIIRAAAKIGIIALIDEATGFIEDKRKEEYRELWRDFVRDEFRQWEGAEFPDDIFDLIYKLYGLKRFNPKSTQHPKFFGKILRKYIWIPLANSNGAILEQLDEKNPVIYANGGRRYKLFQFLSDEVGLPALKQHIWQVVGIGRSVKTKEQFDRSFYAAFPQAIPNKGGGQLSLFDEP; this comes from the coding sequence ATGGCCTCAAAAAAATCTCCACAAAGCCTCGGCGGCAAGGCGCGAGCCGATAAGCTGCCGGCGCAAGCCCGGAAAGAGATCGCGCGCAAGGCCGCGCTAGCTCGCCATTCAGCTAAGACAGATCCAGAAACAGGTCTTCCGCTGGCGAGATCGGAGGGGACACTTCCTATCGGAGACGTGAACATTGACGTTTATGTTTTGTGGGATCGCCGCCGACTCGTTTCAAAGCGCGCGATGGCCCGCGCTCTTGGCCTCAAATCTGAAGGTGGCAATGCCTTTCTAAAAACTTTGTCCGGAAAAACTATCGGATCTGCGATCCCTGAAAATCTGTGGGAGAAAATTAATAACCCTGTTATTTTCAAGCCGTTAAGCGGGGATCCAGCTCACGGTTACGAAGCGGCTGTTCTGATCGAAGTATGTGACGCGCTTATCGATGCCCGAGACGATTTGCTGCCATCTCAAAAATTCTTGGCGCGACAAGCCGAAATCATTATCCGCGCGGCTGCCAAGATCGGGATTATCGCGCTCATCGATGAAGCCACAGGATTTATAGAGGATAAGCGGAAGGAGGAATATAGAGAACTTTGGCGCGACTTTGTTCGGGACGAATTCCGCCAATGGGAAGGTGCAGAGTTTCCAGACGATATCTTCGACCTGATTTATAAGCTCTATGGCCTCAAGCGGTTCAATCCAAAGAGCACACAACACCCAAAGTTCTTTGGGAAGATTCTTAGGAAATACATTTGGATTCCGCTCGCCAATAGCAACGGTGCCATCCTTGAACAATTGGACGAGAAGAACCCAGTGATCTACGCGAATGGTGGACGCAGATATAAACTGTTTCAGTTCTTGAGCGACGAAGTCGGCCTTCCGGCACTTAAGCAACACATCTGGCAAGTCGTTGGTATTGGCCGTTCGGTCAAAACTAAAGAACAGTTCGACCGCTCATTCTATGCCGCGTTCCCCCAAGCCATCCCGAACAAGGGCGGCGGTCAGCTCTCATTGTTCGATGAGCCTTGA
- a CDS encoding CopD family protein: MYLSLAFIRFLESVPSALAVGLLLLPRLIDEDGGRFKPWVAAAAVFRALLGFALLYLTARAIIPAERPIDAAVLQEFAFGTSVGKAWVGTQLLAFVFAGMTIARLFRASDLLDRVTLWTGVGVLAVVSVTGHAIDDGLPLWTQLSFLLHTAAGLTWLGGLFGLIWWMFTAHHKPPHLAAKLAERWSRIAKVAIALVAVTGVAMAYENVGSVPNMLATPYGRLLTLKLTLLVAVLLCALAIVRYMRARPIDEFDVAWVGKIGSLEAVFGVGLLAIAGYIAVITPASHETDLYWPLPFRLSYIATWGQKPVFPSAIWWWAIGSGVFAIAAALIWWTPATREKRLYATPAATIAALFCLAVSFSTEAYIDTYNDPTQDFTAESVARAMSTFQENCVGCHGPIGEGNGPMAKDLKNKDGLPIQPADLTAPHVGTHTIGDIFHWLTFGGQSGVMPSFAHVLDVDDRWDMINYLLMLSSTNQSRFIGPQAMVQWLIAPDFALIDPQEEVTSLFKLRGKPTLLSFARCTAGADGEKELEASLLTAAGAAKSAGVNHVTVYSGDCPAAAKGREALHPAAAEKAYSIINRYPNVPYTNEISQAHFLIDRSGYVRARFKQFGEGDGNTTQFAAQAAMMANEPLIEINLHSH; encoded by the coding sequence ATGTATCTTTCTCTGGCATTCATACGCTTTCTCGAGAGCGTCCCATCGGCGCTCGCGGTCGGTCTGCTGCTTCTGCCGCGGCTCATCGATGAGGATGGCGGACGCTTCAAGCCCTGGGTCGCCGCGGCGGCGGTTTTTCGCGCGCTGCTGGGTTTTGCGCTTCTCTATCTGACCGCCCGTGCGATTATTCCGGCGGAGCGGCCGATCGACGCCGCTGTGCTGCAGGAGTTCGCCTTCGGGACCAGCGTCGGCAAGGCGTGGGTCGGCACGCAGCTTCTCGCCTTTGTTTTTGCGGGAATGACGATCGCGCGCTTGTTCCGCGCGTCCGATCTCCTCGACCGTGTCACGCTCTGGACCGGCGTCGGCGTGCTCGCCGTCGTCTCGGTCACCGGCCACGCCATCGACGACGGTCTGCCGCTCTGGACGCAGCTCAGCTTCCTCCTGCACACGGCGGCGGGGCTCACCTGGCTCGGCGGGCTCTTCGGCCTGATCTGGTGGATGTTCACGGCGCATCACAAGCCGCCTCACCTTGCCGCCAAACTCGCGGAACGCTGGTCGAGGATCGCAAAGGTTGCGATTGCGCTCGTCGCCGTCACCGGCGTCGCCATGGCCTATGAGAATGTCGGCAGCGTGCCGAACATGCTCGCAACGCCCTATGGCCGCCTATTGACGCTGAAGCTCACTCTGCTCGTCGCCGTGCTGCTCTGCGCGCTCGCCATTGTGCGCTATATGCGCGCGCGCCCCATTGACGAATTCGACGTCGCCTGGGTCGGTAAGATCGGCAGCCTCGAGGCGGTTTTCGGCGTCGGCCTGCTGGCGATCGCCGGCTATATCGCCGTCATCACGCCGGCCTCGCATGAGACCGATCTTTATTGGCCGCTGCCGTTCCGTCTGTCTTACATCGCGACATGGGGGCAGAAGCCGGTCTTTCCGTCTGCGATCTGGTGGTGGGCCATCGGCTCTGGCGTTTTTGCGATTGCCGCCGCGCTCATCTGGTGGACGCCGGCGACCCGCGAGAAGCGTCTCTACGCCACGCCGGCGGCGACGATCGCCGCTCTGTTCTGCCTGGCGGTGTCCTTCTCCACCGAGGCCTATATCGACACCTACAACGATCCCACGCAGGATTTCACCGCCGAATCCGTTGCGCGCGCCATGTCGACCTTTCAGGAGAACTGCGTCGGCTGCCACGGTCCGATTGGCGAGGGCAACGGCCCCATGGCGAAGGATCTGAAGAACAAGGATGGCCTGCCGATCCAGCCGGCGGATCTCACCGCGCCGCATGTCGGCACGCATACGATCGGCGATATTTTCCACTGGCTGACGTTTGGCGGGCAGAGCGGCGTCATGCCGAGCTTCGCCCATGTGCTCGACGTCGATGATCGTTGGGATATGATCAACTATCTGTTGATGCTTTCCAGCACGAACCAGTCGCGCTTCATCGGGCCGCAGGCCATGGTTCAATGGCTGATCGCGCCGGATTTCGCGCTGATCGATCCGCAGGAGGAGGTGACGAGCCTCTTCAAGCTACGGGGTAAGCCGACGCTTTTGTCCTTCGCGCGCTGCACGGCGGGCGCCGACGGCGAAAAGGAGCTGGAGGCAAGTCTGTTGACTGCGGCAGGCGCGGCGAAATCGGCGGGCGTGAATCACGTCACCGTCTATAGCGGCGATTGCCCGGCGGCGGCGAAGGGTCGCGAGGCGCTTCACCCGGCGGCGGCGGAGAAAGCCTATTCGATCATCAACCGCTATCCCAACGTACCTTATACGAACGAAATTTCGCAGGCGCATTTCCTCATCGATCGCTCGGGCTATGTGCGCGCGCGATTCAAGCAGTTCGGCGAGGGCGACGGAAACACGACGCAATTCGCCGCACAGGCCGCGATGATGGCCAATGAGCCGCTGATCGAGATCAACCTGCACTCGCATTGA